The Porites lutea chromosome 4, jaPorLute2.1, whole genome shotgun sequence genome contains a region encoding:
- the LOC140934884 gene encoding uncharacterized protein codes for MAPLRWPSLKNDIALAKEVASRKPQTHQEWDELATILSEVFSSDSNRVELKGRGCRERLTRLIEKNEQDDKKSLKKSGTEEEYSELSQLLQDISTYRRDMEEYKAKTAKDKEQKKKKEREDKKMGEEIRKKAMEGLVSKRKREESSTDDDECTSSDDDYDSERTSTSGSGSKRGKKGKVTRKRATRLSAVQMLEKKNERKADLKERELKLKSEELQLQKKKFEQEAAERNERLKLELEERRMFLQILKEKM; via the exons ATGGCTCCGTTGAGATGGCCAAGTCTTAAAAATGACATTGCCCTGGCTAAAGAAGTTGCTTCCAGAAAGCCACAAACACATCAGGAATGGGATGAATTAGCAACTATTCTCAGTGAAGTCTTTAGTTCCGACAGCAACAGAGTTGAACTAAAGGGGCGCGGGTGCCGAGAAAGATTGACAAGGCTCATTGAAAAGAATGAACAAGATGACAAAAAGTCGCTCAAAAA ATCTGGAACCGAGGAGGAATACAGTGAGCTAAGCCAACTGCTACAGGATATCAGCACATATAGAAGAGACATGGAAGAGTATAAAGCCAAAACTGCAAAAGACaaggaacagaaaaaaaagaaagagagggAAGATAAAAAGATGGgtgaagaaataagaaaaaaagccaTGGAAGGGCTGGTATCCA AGCGTAAACGAGAAGAGAGTAGTACTGATGATGATGAGTGTACTAGCAGTGACGATGATTATGATTCTGAAAGGACCAGTACTTCTGGCAGTGGTTCTAAAAGAG GCAAGAAAggcaaggtaacaaggaagaGAGCAACCCGTCTTTCTGCTGTGCAGAtgcttgaaaagaaaaatgaaagaaaagcagaCCTAAAAGAAAGAGAACTGAAACTCAAGTCTGAGGAGCTGcaactgcagaaaaaaaagtttgaacagGAGGCTGCCGAAAGAAACGAGAGGCTGAAACTAGAACTAGAAGAAAGGAGAATGTTTCTGCAGATCTTAAAGGAAAAGATGTAG
- the LOC140933157 gene encoding LOW QUALITY PROTEIN: uncharacterized protein (The sequence of the model RefSeq protein was modified relative to this genomic sequence to represent the inferred CDS: deleted 1 base in 1 codon; substituted 1 base at 1 genomic stop codon) codes for MPLAVEFATLFRQQKICARLSRISVQCMGIHDHRLTTDAVEKSSGYFKVPYRNSYKLEDCDNRRKWVEQVTRKSLSNVGQWLDPQGTHGSHSTERLAGNIENLIGLAKIPLGVIGPLLIKGDRVNEHILCPFTTTEGTLVASSTRGATAMTRCGGVSARVIQQRIMRTPHFVKDSIHQAQMLSSWLISHFEELKLRASEVSQHCKLQALEPWFVGRNLLMEFVYDSADAAEQNGVTVTTWHACQWALKQIAKEQPDINKREFYIESKCSGDKGALAKNYIKGRGIEVQAEAYITVSVLQNVLKVDSFTLNRCFHALQIGRAQRAGXYCANVCVSNTIAGISAAMGQDLACVHESSWAMLEITTEREIKVAAAESSELYEPGIYVSLVIPTLLIGTVRGGTGTPTAKESLKMTGCFGKGRIYRFSEIIASFALAMELSTLSAIASDQFANAHERFGRNRPE; via the exons ATGCCTTTGGCAGTGGAgtttgcgacattgtttcgacaGCAAAAAATCTGTGCCCGTCTCAGTCGAATTTCAGTACAGTGTATGGGCATTCATGATCACAGGCTGACAACAGACGCTGTGGAAAAAAGTTCAGGGTATTTTAAG gtACCATACAGGAATAGTTACAAGCTGGAAGACTGTGATAACCGAAGAAAATGGGTTGAACAGGTCACCAGAAAATCTTTATCAAATGTTGGTCAGTGGCTGGATCCACAGGGTACCCATGGGAGTCATTCCACTGAACGTTTGGCGGGAAATATAGAAAACCTCATTGGATTAGCTAAAATTCCTTTGGGTGTTATTGGCCCGCTTCTCATTAAGGGTGATCGTGTAAATGAACATATTCTATGCCCTTTTACAACTACAGAAGGTACACTTGTTGCATCTTCCACCAGAGGAGCTACAGCAATGACCAG GTGCGGAGGAGTCAGTGCACGAGTGATTCAGCAACGAATCATGAGAACACCGCATTTTGTTAAGGACTCCATCCATCAGGCACAGATGTTGTCATCCTGGTTAATTTCCCACTTTGAAGAACTTAAGTTAAGAGCCAGTGAAGTTAGCCAACATTGCAAACTTCAAGCGCTGGAACCTTGGTTTGTTG GTCGCAATCTGCTGATGGAATTCGTTTACGATTCTGCTGATGCCGCTGAACAAAATGGTGTAACTGTAACCACCTGGCACGCATGTCAGTGGGCTCTGAAACAGATCGCCAAGGAGCAACCGGATATCAACAAAAGGGAGTTTTACATTGAATCTAAGTGTAGTGGCGATAAAGGTGCACTAGCAAAGAATTACATTAAAGGTCGTGGAATTGAAGTTCAAGCCGAAGCTTATATTACAGTATCTGTCCTGCAAAATGTCTTAAAG GTGGATTCCTTTACCTTGAACAGGTGTTTTCACGCTCTCCAGATAGGT CGCGCGCAGAGAGCTGGGTAGTACTGTGCTAATGTATGCGTCAGTAATACAATTGCTGGGATATCCGCTGCTATGGGACAGGATTTGGCGTGTGTTCATGAGAGTTCTTGGGCCATGCTTGAGATAACAacggaaagagaaataaaagttGCTG CAGCTGAGTCTAGTGAGTTATACGAGCCCGGGATATACGTTAGCCTTGTTATTCCTACTCTTCTTATTGGAACCGTGAGAGGTGGAACAGGGACACCAACTGCAAAAGAATCTTTGAAGATGACGGGTTGTTTTGGAAAG